Genomic window (Streptosporangiales bacterium):
CCATGCCCGCGGGTCCGCCCTCGACCGCACCCGACACCCGCCGCGTGAGGCCGGCGAGGCCGAGCAACAGCGTGGTCTTGCCTCTCCCGTTGCACCCGATCACCGCGGTCACCTCGCCGGCGCGCAGTGCGAGCTCTGCACCCGTCCGCACGGCACAGCCCGCTCGCGTCCCGTCGACCGCGAAGGCGGCGTCGCGAGCATGCAGCGCGACCGTCCCGCGTACCGCCGGCGGCGGGGGCGTCCGCCTGCCGAGCGTGCGGAGGCTGGAGGCGACCGCCGCATCCGCCAACGCCGTACGTGGCGTCGCGGTCGCGACCTCGTGACGTCCTGCCGCCACGGCGAGCTCCGTACCCAGCGGCAGCCACACGCCCGCGTCCGCGAGTGCCGTGGCGTGCTCGCGCAGCAACGCGTGCGTCCCGCCCTGCGCCGTCACGCGGCCCGCTCCGTCGAGCACGAGCAGCCGCTCCGGCAACACGGGCAGTTCGTCCAGGCGGTGCTCGACGAGGACGACCGTGGGCCGGTACGCGTCCTCGGAGCGGCCGAGCAGGACCTCGCCGAGGCCCGCCGCGGCGGCCGGATCGAGCAGTGCCGTCGGCTCGTCGAGCAGCAGCAGCGGGGGTTCCGCCGCCAGCGTCGCCGCGAGGGCGACGCGTTGCTGCTCGCCACCGGACAGGGCGAGCGTCGGGCGTTCGCGCAATCCCGTGGCGCCCGAACGCGCGAGCGCCCGTCCGACACCGGAGCCGATCGCCGCCGGCGGGACCGCCCGGTTCTCCAGCGGGAACGCCACCTCCTCGTCGACCCGCGGCAGGCACAGCTGGCTCGCCGGGTCCTGCAGCAGCAGGCCGGCGTCGCGGCTCAGCTCGGGCACGGGCACGTCCGCCACATCACGGCCGGCGACCCGTACCGAACCGGTGACGTCTGCCGTGACCGACTGGGGCACGACTCCGGCGAGCACCCGCAACAGGCTGCTCTTCCCCGAGCCGGACGGTCCGAGGACGAGGACGCGCTCCCCCGGCCGCAGCTCGAGGTCGAGGTCGCGCAGGGACGCGTCGGCCCGGTGGGGATAGCGGACCGACAGGCCGCGGACGGCGACCGTCACCCGGCGCCCACGCGCCGCCTGGCACGGCCGAGCGGGTACTCGTCGAGCACCCCGGTACGGGCGAGCGCGTCACCGATCAGCTTCGCGAGCACGCCGGTGAGGATCAGCCCGCTCGCGAGGTGCATGCCGAGCCGCACGGCGAACAGGTCCTGACCCCACCAGCCGAACCTGATCGCGGCGTAGCCGAAGCTGAAGGCCGCCGCGAGCAGTCCCGAGCAGAGGAAGACCGGCCAGCCGTACGAGCGGTACCTCGTGGCGGCGAACGCGAGCTCGGCGCCCACGCCCTGCACGAGGCCCGTCAGCAGCAGGAGCGGACCGATCGGCGAGCCGAGGAAGACGACCTCGATGAACGCCGCGATCATCTCGGCCACGATGCCCGCGAACGGGCGCCGCAGGATGTACAGGGCGAGCGGTGCGACGACCATCCAGCCGCCGATGAGGACGTTCTGCGCCAGGTCGCCCAGCGGACCCATCGCGATCTGCAGCGGACCCCAGGCGAAGACGAGCAGCCGGTAGAGGAAGCCGAACACGACCGCGAGCACGGCAAGCAGGACGATGTCGCGCAACCGCCATCCCGTGCTCATGCCAGTACCTCCCGCACGGTCGGGCTGCCCACCGAGACGGTCGCGTGAGTGACGACGTGGCGGACGTGCGCGCCCGCCTCGACCCAGCCGGCGCCGATCGTCGTCAACACCTCGGCCAGGTCGCCGTCGAGCCGGCTCGCGTAGTGCACGCTGCCGGTGAGCGTGTCCGCGGAGGTGACGGCGGCAGCGATCGTGTCCATGTGCCCGGTCACGCCGAGGGGATACAGCGACCAGTGCGCAGCGGCCCGTACGCCGGTCGGCGGCAGCGCGGGGAGAGCGGATGCCGGTGGTGGCGCGTCGTCGTCACCGAGCTCGCAGGTCACCTCGCCGGGGCAGCCGCGCGACAGCAGGAGGTGCGCGACGACGTGGCCGGTGCGCCTCGACGCGGCGGCGACGACGTCGCACACGTACCGGAGGATCGCCCGCTCGTCGCCGCCGACGTACGTGCTGACGTCGTCGGTCTCGACCTCCAGGCCGGTACCGTCGGCCTCGCGTAACGCACCAAGGATCACGCCGGTGAAGTCGTCGCACATCGGGTAGAGCGAGAATCTGCAGCCGACGCCCCACTCATGCGGTGAAGGGATAGAGCTCTCCTGGGCCATGGCGTTCCTCTCGACGCTGGCGCACCCGGAGAGCGAAGATGCCGCGTTCGCCCTGCTCCCTACGCCGGTGTCAACCGGGTCAGGTTCCACGGGTCCGTGGTTCGTACACCACGTTCTCAGCGCTCGTGCGCTCCCCGGGGGCTTCTGTCCGCAGCAGTCTAGGCTGATGGGTGCACCGGAGCGTAGGAAACGTGAGGAGCCTGACAAGAGTGAACGCACTGGGGGACACGGCGCCGTCGGCACCCGCCGGCGAGCGCACGGCGGGTGGGGTCGCGACGAGGGTCCTGGTCGTGGACGACGAGCCAGGTCTCCTGGTGAGCATGCGGATCAACCTCCGCGCCCGCGGCTACGACGTCGTGACCGCACGCGACGGTAGGAGCGCCCTCGACGTCGCCGCGCGCAGCCACCCCGACGTCGTGCTCCTCGACCTCGGCCTACCCGATCTCGACGGCGTCACCGTCATCAAGGGCCTGCGCGGCTGGACCGCCGTGCCCATCATCGTGCTGTCGGCGCGTCACGCGTCCACGGACAAGGTACACGCGCTCGACGCGGGGGCCGACGACTACGTCACCAAGCCGTTCGGCATGGACGAGCTGCTCGCCAGGCTCCGCGCCACGGTGCGGCGGTCGGCCGCGAGCGCGCGGGACGAGGAGCCCGTCGTACGGACGGCGTCGTTCACCGTCGACCTCGCCGCGGGCAAGGTCGACCGCGACGGGCGCGCGGTGCGCCTCACCCCGACGGAGTGGCGGCTGATCGAGGCGCTGGCGCGCAACGCGGGTCGCCTCGTCGAACAGAAGCGACTGCTGACCGAGGTGTGGGGTCCCGGCTACGAGAAGGAGACGCAGTACCTGCGCGTCTACCTGGCCCAGCTTC
Coding sequences:
- a CDS encoding ATP-binding cassette domain-containing protein, whose protein sequence is MTVAVRGLSVRYPHRADASLRDLDLELRPGERVLVLGPSGSGKSSLLRVLAGVVPQSVTADVTGSVRVAGRDVADVPVPELSRDAGLLLQDPASQLCLPRVDEEVAFPLENRAVPPAAIGSGVGRALARSGATGLRERPTLALSGGEQQRVALAATLAAEPPLLLLDEPTALLDPAAAAGLGEVLLGRSEDAYRPTVVLVEHRLDELPVLPERLLVLDGAGRVTAQGGTHALLREHATALADAGVWLPLGTELAVAAGRHEVATATPRTALADAAVASSLRTLGRRTPPPPAVRGTVALHARDAAFAVDGTRAGCAVRTGAELALRAGEVTAVIGCNGRGKTTLLLGLAGLTRRVSGAVEGGPAGMVFQQPEHQFLGRSVVAEIGYGLDGFGVHGQQRRARVDAALTEFGLSHLADADPFRLSGGEKRRLSVAAMAVLDHPVLLLDEPTFGQDRAHALTLADHLRATADAGRAVAFATHDLRLVGLVADRVVVVHGGRVTAAGPTHEMLADARLLAAAGLVRPPLLDWWAEQSGVGLRPLLQGLREALT
- a CDS encoding thiamine ABC transporter permease, coding for MSTGWRLRDIVLLAVLAVVFGFLYRLLVFAWGPLQIAMGPLGDLAQNVLIGGWMVVAPLALYILRRPFAGIVAEMIAAFIEVVFLGSPIGPLLLLTGLVQGVGAELAFAATRYRSYGWPVFLCSGLLAAAFSFGYAAIRFGWWGQDLFAVRLGMHLASGLILTGVLAKLIGDALARTGVLDEYPLGRARRRVGAG
- a CDS encoding response regulator; the protein is MRINLRARGYDVVTARDGRSALDVAARSHPDVVLLDLGLPDLDGVTVIKGLRGWTAVPIIVLSARHASTDKVHALDAGADDYVTKPFGMDELLARLRATVRRSAASARDEEPVVRTASFTVDLAAGKVDRDGRAVRLTPTEWRLIEALARNAGRLVEQKRLLTEVWGPGYEKETQYLRVYLAQLRRKLEPDPSRPRHLITEPGIGYRLVP